The following coding sequences are from one Sesamum indicum cultivar Zhongzhi No. 13 linkage group LG11, S_indicum_v1.0, whole genome shotgun sequence window:
- the LOC105174689 gene encoding acetyltransferase NSI, with protein sequence MPAHGVLLLPTPLKLYPPLDSRSQTFCSLYHLTGSRNQKVSKLKARFWESIRSGILKNNTAQVIEPPSTVEEEEESLPEEFVLVERTSPDGTVEQIIFSSGGDVDVYDLQALCDKVGWPRRPLSKLAAALKNSYIVATLHSISKPAGEEGNGQKKLIGMARATSDHAFNATIWDVLVDPSYQGQGLGKALIEKLIRALLQRDIGNISLFADSQVVEFYRNLGFQPDPEGIKGMFWYPKY encoded by the exons ATGCCGGCCCACGGCGTCCTACTGCTCCCCACTCCGCTCAAGCT TTACCCTCCACTTGATTCCCGCTCTCAAACTTTCTGCTCGCTTTACCATCTTACag GCAGCAGGAACCAAAAGGTTTCCAAACTCAAGGCACGCTTTTGGGAGTCCATTAGATCAGG AATTTTAAAGAACAATACAGCACAAGTTATAGAACCACCTTCCACCgttgaagaagaggaagagtcCTTGCCCGAGGAATTTGTTCTTGTTGAGAGGACCTCACCTGATGGAACAGTTGAGCAGATCATATTTTCATCTGGTGGAGATGTTGATGTGTATGATCTCCAAGCTTTATGCGATAAG GTTGGCTGGCCCCGGAGGCCACTGTCAAAGCTAGCTGCAGCTCTGAAAAATAGCTATATAGTTGCTACTTTGCATTCCATAAGCAAACCAGCCGGAGAAG AGGGAAATGGCCAGAAGAAGTTGATAGGCATGGCCCGTGCTACATCAGACCATGCTTTTAATGCAACAATTTGGGATGTTCTTGTTGATCCTTCTTATCAG GGCCAAGGACTTGGAAAAGCTCTTATTGAGAAGCTCATACGGGCTCTGCTGCAGCGGGACATTGgaaatatttctctttttgcagATAGTCAAG TTGTGGAGTTCTATCGAAATCTAGGTTTTCAACCTGATCCTGAGGGCATTAAAGGGATGTTTTGGTACCCAAAGTATTAG